Proteins encoded within one genomic window of Candidatus Kryptoniota bacterium:
- a CDS encoding short chain dehydrogenase, with protein MKIILVGATGLIGSEILKSLSPRHDVIIVSHARDSDLQVDIGSKSSIEAMIKKVGRFDALVSAAGNAAFGKFEKLNDEDFHLGLMNKLMGQVNLVRLGVSHINDNGSFTLTAGTLSRHPIPGSAAISIVNAGLEGFVRAAALELKHGVRINVVSPPFATETLKKLDMDTSTGIPVAKFAAAYVESVEGKKNGEVIEIE; from the coding sequence ATGAAGATTATTCTGGTAGGAGCTACTGGGTTGATCGGGAGTGAAATACTCAAATCTCTTTCGCCGAGGCACGATGTCATCATAGTTTCTCACGCGCGAGATTCCGATCTGCAGGTCGACATCGGCTCGAAGAGTTCCATCGAAGCGATGATTAAGAAAGTCGGCAGGTTCGACGCATTGGTGAGTGCCGCTGGAAATGCGGCGTTCGGAAAATTCGAGAAACTTAACGATGAAGATTTCCATCTGGGGTTGATGAACAAGCTCATGGGCCAGGTAAACCTGGTTCGGCTTGGAGTGAGTCATATCAACGATAACGGCTCATTCACATTGACAGCCGGGACCTTGAGCAGACATCCGATACCGGGGAGCGCCGCGATAAGCATTGTGAATGCCGGACTAGAAGGTTTCGTTCGCGCCGCAGCGCTCGAGCTTAAGCACGGAGTGAGAATAAATGTGGTCAGCCCGCCGTTCGCTACGGAAACATTGAAGAAGCTCGACATGGACACCTCCACCGGAATACCCGTCGCAAAATTCGCCGCCGCATATGTGGAAAGCGTCGAAGGAAAGAAAAACGGAGAAGTGATAGAAATAGAATGA